One Pomacea canaliculata isolate SZHN2017 linkage group LG9, ASM307304v1, whole genome shotgun sequence DNA segment encodes these proteins:
- the LOC112571650 gene encoding flocculation protein FLO11-like isoform X2: MDHAVCPVDILIDLSDPIDDKNSLIEDDKENTPLIRITDSVELIRRSSFPLSQPSKFEEHVFQDVTDRIEQKDTSPEVRLIEEEEFDFDLPVSSPERRDGGDKAVDGDEEDEVFIGPIGFMEKCIAAGVAEEVIKPLSPLRPDQVAEIAKEAFLVAHRIVNMTVITPSPQKSCSPKTVTNFRPVSLFGRKTHTLLNKYQETNDHSKGDSQDLNGSSTSPHFGHIRQETFTKELPVEELVKFKKEQSNSIAVDDDAKNSETESSASTVKSHPPANKLQLASSKLLRYNRSQINLAKVDKQLSSSSAVRSKEEEENIQTESTIRRSLQPPKMSSGQKTLFHKVLKEGSPTTSSSTIAASANAARGKTGIRRCQSMIQKPSTLPMRGLRLAGPSQKSAVNTSVQQGQKAQDSLFALPRQQAPVMDSSTGMSKGPATKPQLIQPGHLQRRNLAQNLNKTTRLVAAGPLKATTQAASKKGETVERPNNLMLPQGNTQCPEMPTGIENNARPKLLSVTNIITPVKSSSSSSSVCDSTPGSVTNKRLSMLPTPSKSKGSSVSSLPLPSPLSLRSSNSSNLSFRSVPSSSDAGDSPMLDPKKTVKNRRLSGVKPRKPLVQNTPEVPRRIPSKWSPVVRSKPAALDEQVSMCTKRLLNK, encoded by the exons TCAAAGTTTGAGGAGCATGTTTTTCAAGATGTAACAGACAGAATAGAGCAGAAAGATACAAGTCCAG aagttCGACTGATTGAAGAAGAAGAGTTTGACTTTGATCTTCCTGTATCTTCACCTGAGAG GCGAGATGGTGGTGATAAAGCAGTTGATGGAGATGAGGAGGATGAAGTGTTTATTGGCCCTATAGGGTTCATGGAAAAGTGTATAGCTGCTGGGGTGGCAGAGGAGGTTATCAAGCCACTCAGCCCTCTCCGACCTGATCAGGTTGCTGAGATAGCGAAAGAAGCTTTCCTTGTGGCCCACCGAATAGTAAACATGACAGTGATCACACCATCGCCTCAGAAGTCCTGTTCACCTAAAACAGTTACAAACTTTCGACCTGTGTCCTTGTTTGGAAGGAAGACGCACACACTTTTGAACAAATACCAAGAAACGAATGATCACTCAAAAGGTGATAGTCAGGATCTAAATGGTTCTTCCACAAGTCCTCACTTTGGTCACATACGACAGGAGACTTTCACAAAAGAACTGCCAGTTGAAGAGCTTGTAAAGTTTAAAAAGGAACAGTCGAACAGTATagcagttgatgatgatgctaagaATTCTGAGACAGAAAGTTCAGCATCCACTGTGAAAAGTCATCCACCTGCCAACAAGTTGCAACTGGCATCTTCCAAACTGCTTCGCTACAACAGAAGTCAAATAAATCTTGCAAAG gttgacaaacaactttcatcatcatctgctgttagaagtaaagaggaagaagagaataTACAGACAGAATCTACAATAAGGAGAAGCCTACAGCCTCCTAAAATG TCCAGTGGCCAGAAAACTCTGTTCCACAAGGTTCTTAAAGAAGGGTCACCCACAACTAGCAGTTCAACTATTGCTGCTTCCGCTAACGCTGCCAGAGGCAAGACTGGCATTAGGCGTTGTCAGTCAATGATTCAGAAG CCAAGCACTTTGCCAATGCGGGGGTTGAGACTAGCTGGTCCATCACAGAAATCTGCCGTCAACACTTCAGTACAG CAAGGACAGAAGGCTCAGGATAGTCTGTTTGCCCTTCCACGACAGCAGGCTCCAGTCATGGACAGCAGCACTGGGATGTCCAAAGGGCCGGCAACCAAGCCTCAGCTTATACAGCCTGGTCACCTGCAGCGCAGAAATCTGGCTCAGAATCTGAACAAAACAACTCGTCTAGTTGCTGCTGGGCCTCTTAAAGCCACCACTCAGGCAGCATCAAAGAAGGGCGAGACAGTTGAAAGAccaa ATAACCTCATGCTGCCCCAAGGCAACACACAGTGCCCTGAAATGCCGACAGGCATTGAAAACAATGCTAGGCCAAAACTCTTGTCTGTTACCAACATCATCACTCCAGTCAAGTCATCTAG TTCTTCAAGCTCTGTGTGTGATAGTACTCCTGGATCAGTCACAAATAAAAGATTGTCTATGCTACCAACACCCTCAAAGAGTAAAGGAAGCTCAGTGTCATCTTTGCCTCTTCCAAG CCCTTTGTCACTACgtagcagcaacagcagcaatttGTCCTTTCGGTCTGTGCCATCATCCAGTGATGCAGGTGACTCTCCGATGTTAGATCCCAAGAAAACAGTCAAAAACAGACGGCTTTCGGGTGTAAAG CCACGCAAGCCTCTGGTTCAAAATACACCTGAGGTTCCCAGACGGATACCTTCAAAGTGGTCTCCAGTGGTGCGATCTAAACCAGCAGCTTTAGATGAACAGGTTTCCATGTGTACCAAGAGACTTCTGAATAAGTAA
- the LOC112571650 gene encoding flocculation protein FLO11-like isoform X3, translated as MDHAVCPVDILIDLSDPIDDKNSLIEDDKENTPLIRITDSVELIRRSSFPLSQPSKFEEHVFQDVTDRIEQKDTSPEVRLIEEEEFDFDLPVSSPERRDGGDKAVDGDEEDEVFIGPIGFMEKCIAAGVAEEVIKPLSPLRPDQVAEIAKEAFLVAHRIVNMTVITPSPQKSCSPKTVTNFRPVSLFGRKTHTLLNKYQETNDHSKGDSQDLNGSSTSPHFGHIRQETFTKELPVEELVKFKKEQSNSIAVDDDAKNSETESSASTVKSHPPANKLQLASSKLLRYNRSQINLAKVDKQLSSSSAVRSKEEEENIQTESTIRRSLQPPKMPSTLPMRGLRLAGPSQKSAVNTSVQQGQKAQDSLFALPRQQAPVMDSSTGMSKGPATKPQLIQPGHLQRRNLAQNLNKTTRLVAAGPLKATTQAASKKGETVERPNNLMLPQGNTQCPEMPTGIENNARPKLLSVTNIITPVKSSSSSSSVCDSTPGSVTNKRLSMLPTPSKSKGSSVSSLPLPSPLSLRSSNSSNLSFRSVPSSSDAGDSPMLDPKKTVKNRRLSGVKGSCTSSEVEGPSPLAFQPRKPLVQNTPEVPRRIPSKWSPVVRSKPAALDEQVSMCTKRLLNK; from the exons TCAAAGTTTGAGGAGCATGTTTTTCAAGATGTAACAGACAGAATAGAGCAGAAAGATACAAGTCCAG aagttCGACTGATTGAAGAAGAAGAGTTTGACTTTGATCTTCCTGTATCTTCACCTGAGAG GCGAGATGGTGGTGATAAAGCAGTTGATGGAGATGAGGAGGATGAAGTGTTTATTGGCCCTATAGGGTTCATGGAAAAGTGTATAGCTGCTGGGGTGGCAGAGGAGGTTATCAAGCCACTCAGCCCTCTCCGACCTGATCAGGTTGCTGAGATAGCGAAAGAAGCTTTCCTTGTGGCCCACCGAATAGTAAACATGACAGTGATCACACCATCGCCTCAGAAGTCCTGTTCACCTAAAACAGTTACAAACTTTCGACCTGTGTCCTTGTTTGGAAGGAAGACGCACACACTTTTGAACAAATACCAAGAAACGAATGATCACTCAAAAGGTGATAGTCAGGATCTAAATGGTTCTTCCACAAGTCCTCACTTTGGTCACATACGACAGGAGACTTTCACAAAAGAACTGCCAGTTGAAGAGCTTGTAAAGTTTAAAAAGGAACAGTCGAACAGTATagcagttgatgatgatgctaagaATTCTGAGACAGAAAGTTCAGCATCCACTGTGAAAAGTCATCCACCTGCCAACAAGTTGCAACTGGCATCTTCCAAACTGCTTCGCTACAACAGAAGTCAAATAAATCTTGCAAAG gttgacaaacaactttcatcatcatctgctgttagaagtaaagaggaagaagagaataTACAGACAGAATCTACAATAAGGAGAAGCCTACAGCCTCCTAAAATG CCAAGCACTTTGCCAATGCGGGGGTTGAGACTAGCTGGTCCATCACAGAAATCTGCCGTCAACACTTCAGTACAG CAAGGACAGAAGGCTCAGGATAGTCTGTTTGCCCTTCCACGACAGCAGGCTCCAGTCATGGACAGCAGCACTGGGATGTCCAAAGGGCCGGCAACCAAGCCTCAGCTTATACAGCCTGGTCACCTGCAGCGCAGAAATCTGGCTCAGAATCTGAACAAAACAACTCGTCTAGTTGCTGCTGGGCCTCTTAAAGCCACCACTCAGGCAGCATCAAAGAAGGGCGAGACAGTTGAAAGAccaa ATAACCTCATGCTGCCCCAAGGCAACACACAGTGCCCTGAAATGCCGACAGGCATTGAAAACAATGCTAGGCCAAAACTCTTGTCTGTTACCAACATCATCACTCCAGTCAAGTCATCTAG TTCTTCAAGCTCTGTGTGTGATAGTACTCCTGGATCAGTCACAAATAAAAGATTGTCTATGCTACCAACACCCTCAAAGAGTAAAGGAAGCTCAGTGTCATCTTTGCCTCTTCCAAG CCCTTTGTCACTACgtagcagcaacagcagcaatttGTCCTTTCGGTCTGTGCCATCATCCAGTGATGCAGGTGACTCTCCGATGTTAGATCCCAAGAAAACAGTCAAAAACAGACGGCTTTCGGGTGTAAAG GGAAGTTGTACTAGTAGTGAAGTAGAAGGCCCTTCTCCTTTAGCTTTCCAG CCACGCAAGCCTCTGGTTCAAAATACACCTGAGGTTCCCAGACGGATACCTTCAAAGTGGTCTCCAGTGGTGCGATCTAAACCAGCAGCTTTAGATGAACAGGTTTCCATGTGTACCAAGAGACTTCTGAATAAGTAA
- the LOC112571650 gene encoding G2 and S phase-expressed protein 1-like isoform X1: MDHAVCPVDILIDLSDPIDDKNSLIEDDKENTPLIRITDSVELIRRSSFPLSQPSKFEEHVFQDVTDRIEQKDTSPEVRLIEEEEFDFDLPVSSPERRDGGDKAVDGDEEDEVFIGPIGFMEKCIAAGVAEEVIKPLSPLRPDQVAEIAKEAFLVAHRIVNMTVITPSPQKSCSPKTVTNFRPVSLFGRKTHTLLNKYQETNDHSKGDSQDLNGSSTSPHFGHIRQETFTKELPVEELVKFKKEQSNSIAVDDDAKNSETESSASTVKSHPPANKLQLASSKLLRYNRSQINLAKVDKQLSSSSAVRSKEEEENIQTESTIRRSLQPPKMSSGQKTLFHKVLKEGSPTTSSSTIAASANAARGKTGIRRCQSMIQKPSTLPMRGLRLAGPSQKSAVNTSVQQGQKAQDSLFALPRQQAPVMDSSTGMSKGPATKPQLIQPGHLQRRNLAQNLNKTTRLVAAGPLKATTQAASKKGETVERPNNLMLPQGNTQCPEMPTGIENNARPKLLSVTNIITPVKSSSSSSSVCDSTPGSVTNKRLSMLPTPSKSKGSSVSSLPLPSPLSLRSSNSSNLSFRSVPSSSDAGDSPMLDPKKTVKNRRLSGVKGSCTSSEVEGPSPLAFQPRKPLVQNTPEVPRRIPSKWSPVVRSKPAALDEQVSMCTKRLLNK, translated from the exons TCAAAGTTTGAGGAGCATGTTTTTCAAGATGTAACAGACAGAATAGAGCAGAAAGATACAAGTCCAG aagttCGACTGATTGAAGAAGAAGAGTTTGACTTTGATCTTCCTGTATCTTCACCTGAGAG GCGAGATGGTGGTGATAAAGCAGTTGATGGAGATGAGGAGGATGAAGTGTTTATTGGCCCTATAGGGTTCATGGAAAAGTGTATAGCTGCTGGGGTGGCAGAGGAGGTTATCAAGCCACTCAGCCCTCTCCGACCTGATCAGGTTGCTGAGATAGCGAAAGAAGCTTTCCTTGTGGCCCACCGAATAGTAAACATGACAGTGATCACACCATCGCCTCAGAAGTCCTGTTCACCTAAAACAGTTACAAACTTTCGACCTGTGTCCTTGTTTGGAAGGAAGACGCACACACTTTTGAACAAATACCAAGAAACGAATGATCACTCAAAAGGTGATAGTCAGGATCTAAATGGTTCTTCCACAAGTCCTCACTTTGGTCACATACGACAGGAGACTTTCACAAAAGAACTGCCAGTTGAAGAGCTTGTAAAGTTTAAAAAGGAACAGTCGAACAGTATagcagttgatgatgatgctaagaATTCTGAGACAGAAAGTTCAGCATCCACTGTGAAAAGTCATCCACCTGCCAACAAGTTGCAACTGGCATCTTCCAAACTGCTTCGCTACAACAGAAGTCAAATAAATCTTGCAAAG gttgacaaacaactttcatcatcatctgctgttagaagtaaagaggaagaagagaataTACAGACAGAATCTACAATAAGGAGAAGCCTACAGCCTCCTAAAATG TCCAGTGGCCAGAAAACTCTGTTCCACAAGGTTCTTAAAGAAGGGTCACCCACAACTAGCAGTTCAACTATTGCTGCTTCCGCTAACGCTGCCAGAGGCAAGACTGGCATTAGGCGTTGTCAGTCAATGATTCAGAAG CCAAGCACTTTGCCAATGCGGGGGTTGAGACTAGCTGGTCCATCACAGAAATCTGCCGTCAACACTTCAGTACAG CAAGGACAGAAGGCTCAGGATAGTCTGTTTGCCCTTCCACGACAGCAGGCTCCAGTCATGGACAGCAGCACTGGGATGTCCAAAGGGCCGGCAACCAAGCCTCAGCTTATACAGCCTGGTCACCTGCAGCGCAGAAATCTGGCTCAGAATCTGAACAAAACAACTCGTCTAGTTGCTGCTGGGCCTCTTAAAGCCACCACTCAGGCAGCATCAAAGAAGGGCGAGACAGTTGAAAGAccaa ATAACCTCATGCTGCCCCAAGGCAACACACAGTGCCCTGAAATGCCGACAGGCATTGAAAACAATGCTAGGCCAAAACTCTTGTCTGTTACCAACATCATCACTCCAGTCAAGTCATCTAG TTCTTCAAGCTCTGTGTGTGATAGTACTCCTGGATCAGTCACAAATAAAAGATTGTCTATGCTACCAACACCCTCAAAGAGTAAAGGAAGCTCAGTGTCATCTTTGCCTCTTCCAAG CCCTTTGTCACTACgtagcagcaacagcagcaatttGTCCTTTCGGTCTGTGCCATCATCCAGTGATGCAGGTGACTCTCCGATGTTAGATCCCAAGAAAACAGTCAAAAACAGACGGCTTTCGGGTGTAAAG GGAAGTTGTACTAGTAGTGAAGTAGAAGGCCCTTCTCCTTTAGCTTTCCAG CCACGCAAGCCTCTGGTTCAAAATACACCTGAGGTTCCCAGACGGATACCTTCAAAGTGGTCTCCAGTGGTGCGATCTAAACCAGCAGCTTTAGATGAACAGGTTTCCATGTGTACCAAGAGACTTCTGAATAAGTAA